A region of Sphingobium baderi DNA encodes the following proteins:
- a CDS encoding DUF5818 domain-containing protein: MNGHDAGVDETGRLIRDAAGFLLQRDAGGTYRLVLLRVPVDHVEKRVRIRGWRVGDDVVEVEGVAAA, encoded by the coding sequence ATGAATGGACATGACGCTGGAGTGGACGAAACCGGACGCCTGATAAGGGATGCGGCCGGCTTTCTGCTCCAGCGAGATGCCGGCGGGACTTACAGGCTGGTGCTGTTGCGCGTGCCGGTGGATCATGTCGAAAAGCGTGTGAGGATCAGGGGGTGGCGCGTCGGCGATGATGTCGTCGAAGTGGAAGGCGTCGCAGCCGCCTG
- a CDS encoding Spy/CpxP family protein refolding chaperone — translation MSAVRLILISLLVAFLAALAGVLAGRALTKPAPASETVLHALLYDELALDAGQKARLDALNRAFAARKTALEREMKADNVALAEAIRRDKAYGPAVSGAVDRIHHVMGTLQKETIEHVFAMRAILKPDQVARYDAAVERALTSPAR, via the coding sequence ATGAGCGCCGTCCGGTTGATCCTGATCAGTCTGCTGGTCGCCTTCCTTGCCGCTCTGGCGGGTGTGCTGGCGGGGCGCGCTCTGACGAAACCCGCGCCTGCTTCCGAAACAGTTCTCCATGCGCTGCTCTATGATGAGCTGGCACTCGACGCGGGGCAGAAGGCGCGCCTCGATGCGCTCAACCGCGCCTTTGCCGCGCGCAAGACAGCGCTGGAAAGGGAAATGAAGGCGGACAATGTCGCGTTGGCGGAGGCTATTCGCCGCGACAAGGCTTACGGCCCGGCCGTCTCGGGCGCGGTCGACCGCATCCATCATGTGATGGGCACATTGCAGAAGGAAACGATCGAGCACGTCTTTGCCATGCGCGCGATCCTGAAGCCGGATCAGGTGGCTCGCTATGATGCCGCCGTGGAGCGGGCTTTAACATCTCCGGCGCGTTGA
- a CDS encoding RNA polymerase sigma factor has product MAIADPTDANLATRALAGDEAGYAGLMARHREAVYRLAHAHGGENDAMDIVQSSFIAAFDALRRYDSAKPFRPWLLRIALNKCRDRARRNAVRAFFLRARPMDEALDIADPAPAIDRQAADRQMLARAMAALSDLPASLKEPLILCAIEGMMQEEAAALLGLSTKAVEMRLYRARAALRKKMGGVETDGA; this is encoded by the coding sequence GTGGCCATCGCCGATCCGACAGACGCAAATCTTGCTACGCGCGCACTCGCGGGCGATGAAGCGGGCTATGCCGGATTGATGGCCCGGCACCGCGAAGCCGTCTATCGCCTCGCCCACGCCCATGGCGGGGAAAATGACGCGATGGACATCGTGCAGTCCAGTTTCATCGCCGCTTTCGACGCCCTTCGCCGCTATGACTCCGCAAAGCCGTTCCGCCCATGGCTGCTGCGGATCGCACTCAACAAATGCCGGGATCGCGCCCGCCGCAATGCCGTGCGCGCCTTCTTCCTGCGCGCCCGACCGATGGATGAGGCACTGGACATAGCCGATCCGGCGCCCGCCATCGACCGGCAGGCAGCGGACAGGCAGATGCTGGCGCGCGCCATGGCTGCCCTTTCCGACCTGCCCGCTTCGCTCAAGGAGCCGCTCATCCTCTGCGCCATCGAAGGCATGATGCAGGAGGAAGCCGCCGCCCTGCTCGGCCTTTCGACGAAGGCGGTCGAAATGCGGCTCTATCGCGCCCGGGCCGCGCTCAGGAAAAAAATGGGAGGGGTGGAGACGGACGGCGCGTAA
- a CDS encoding DUF1328 domain-containing protein translates to MIKLALISLVIAAVLALLGFGGAAGTFVGIAKILFGIAIVLFLIFLVLGIMAGKGVKDAID, encoded by the coding sequence ATGATCAAGCTCGCGCTTATCTCCCTCGTCATTGCCGCTGTTCTGGCCCTGCTGGGCTTTGGCGGCGCGGCGGGCACGTTTGTTGGCATCGCCAAGATCCTATTCGGTATTGCGATCGTGCTGTTCCTGATTTTCCTCGTGCTCGGCATCATGGCTGGCAAGGGCGTCAAGGACGCTATAGACTGA